A window of Belonocnema kinseyi isolate 2016_QV_RU_SX_M_011 chromosome 10, B_treatae_v1, whole genome shotgun sequence genomic DNA:
atttcaaagtatttaaaatattttagggtattttaaaaggtgTTAAGACGTTTTCAAtagattaaaacaatttcatgggattcttaaagattttaaggattttaagggatttgaacaaatttgtatGCATATGAATTTgcttaaattccttttaattctttggaagGCTCTTGAGTTCTTCTGAGTacactcaattctactcaattcaatggattttttttggtttttgtttaatgcatctagaagttttttaaactcgccataaaatttcaagcatttcatcaaattcgttTTGAATTCCCTTGAGTTTGTCTAAAATCACTTCAATCTcgctgaatttaattaatttttcgaaaatgtttgaattgttctcagttcacttcaatttttttaattcgccttgaACCTTTatgaaattcatcgaattcttcttatttcccttaaattcctgtaaattgACTTTAACTTTAGTGaaagaaatcgtcttttttggggTTTGAGAACTTTTTCcgattctttagaattattttgaaattaacttgaattgttttgaatttaattctataaagttttttttttgtaattcaaaagaaCATTGGTCACATTAATAGTGCACAGTAGTCACCTTTTTGGTCAATTTTTCGtggtttttttttcaaggaaattgtACTGTGGcctgagaataataaaataaacacttatcaatttaaattttgaattgttttattctatttataaaaaattttatattaaaaatgtcacaagattagaattttgatctttaaatattaatgatcggAGAAAGTCACAATTAGTCAGGGAAaactcagggaattttgaaaattaaggttttcaACCATCCtgtttatacttttaaaattgatgcaAATTTGACAAGCTTGTACaagttattatataatttaaaatctttcatgcCTGGAGAAAACTAAGatgattggaaattttaattgTGGTTGGTACGATTTATCAGAGCTTTAGGATTTTGGACAAACTtgcgattaaaattttaattattttgaatgcacaaacaattttaaattattcataatttgacTGGCGCttcataataaaagtttattgatctaaatttaaaaaaaaaatatttcggatatctctgaaattgattaaaaacatttaaatttggaaaacaatTGCTCAAAGTCTCCAAAAAGGACATAcatattataccattaagccatttccctatCGAGGTAGCGTAAATGGGGCATAGATTTTTAGATTGGTGTGGAATTCCCGTGTTGTGacaaagtcatcatgtgaagCTCCCCACTCGGGCTTAGTAGTacccaaggtcttttgtttcaggcgtcattcactctactgacactctttttataaactatttgtcgccgCACTTTTTTTCCCTGGAATACTTCTttagcttccttcacgtccatgcattgtTTCATGAAAAATCTATGCATGCAAtaaaaattcttctcatttcttaaACTTTGTGATGCCAGTATAGatgaaattatttcattgttgacttctgcaattttaataaataactcgTAGGATTGTGAGACATTATCATATATAGGACATTTATCGTAATAAAGTGTCAGCTGCCTGCGTAGGTGGAGAGAAATGTAGCAAATTGGCACACTGGAGAGATGCTGTCACTTTTTATTAGGCACGTGGCCCCAAATAGTATTTGGcgaatcaaaagaaaattatcctGCAAATTTATATACACGGTGTTggcaaattcttcattttgattTTACGATCCATTATAAACTAATAGCTTCTGAAATAGGTGCTAAAACGAACGAGGTTTTTGCAATAAATGATTCaatctttagaatatttcaattattacaattttgcTCGATTTACAAATTGcttaatgaagtttaaaaaaaaaaaatttctatactaGATTGTCGAATAAAGCatcagttttaaaattgaaaatcttgtttCAAAGACTTCATTTTACTGAAGGAGATAAATAGTTAAGATTATGCAAACCGGTGGAGTTTCCTACTTTCCTtaacttaattataaaaatgcgctctaattagtttttttattcattttagcTATCTCGTACCCTTATAATTATCAAAATGCgctctaattaattttttttattcattttagcTACCtcgtactttgaaatttttctggaaaCTGAATTATAACTTTGCTTCACTGCTCGAGTAATAATGCACTTATGGTGTGATTTTGAATGAGATAATGATTGAGTTTTTTGCTTCGTAAGAAGGATAAAGTGGCATTTACAGCTTCAATTAGTTCATGGCTATTTTAGTCTCAAGTAGGTACCTCTCCAGAAATGCACCACTATATGTACATATACCGTTTATATGGATTTAACCGGAAACATTAAACTTCCGCTGTCAGCTTTTTCTGTTTAATATATTTAACgttgcaaaatttaaacaaaatggaaatgcatacacggagaaaaatagatgttagcacagactatctagatattaataggtaatatcttagcaatttaactatgggacagaaatctagatactgaagtagagcatccgtagatattaaaaataagattttaactgacaatatccaagatattaaagggcaaaatcaaagatattcaagaaatttttttaattgtgcaaaaaatacctgtaaagcatgccattttctataaattgcaaaagaatgttaatatcgcagtcctctgttttgaaaatccgaatcctcaagcattcgcctttttgcataattatgcgatttttgtgttaaacagagAACACACTGTTCAAGGTTAATATGAAGGATGCCTGTAgatgagtcctcattttcttgagaaaattacaacatatccaaaaacatttaatccattttccaccaaaacttatagtgcaatagatataagAAAagccacaatacacacgatgaaagctcaagatacagacaaaatcttttgtcgccacgccacacgtcagcgtcCTTGCTCCggaaaaatttagcttttttaatatcttagatattaactgttaatatcacatattttatactttcaatatgaacagatattgccctttaatattttgtatgttgaatagaagatattagatagtatgccgtaatatatgtatattatggaaaaatatcaaagtttttaaaatctgcttttcaatatctatttttctccgtgtattgccaatcgaaatttaaaaaacttgatttatttcatttggaaattcaactatttaattataggttcatctattttgtggaaaattcgtctcgttttcttgaaagttcaactgtttggttgtaaatgcaactgtttttggttcaacTCTaaggtttttgtttgaaaattcaactattttgtttgaaactcatATTTGTATGTAGAAAgttgaagtatttggttaaaaatttaagtattttgttagaaagtaacctttattggtaaaaaaaaatgcaacatgtttgttgaacattcgtttattggaaaataaaagtcgttcttttgaattgaaaatgattgtttttgtgttgaaacttcaaccatttggttgaaaaatcatctttgcaggtttaaaattgatcaacgttaatatgaaattattctatttcgtTTATAAAGGATTCTAGGTTTGAAGTGTTACATGATTAAAATGCTGATCCTTGAATGTTAATTGTCAGgaggaaaatcagggaattttcgaaattaaagttTTCCGAACGGCCTGTAGTAGAAATTACAAATGCTTGATGTTAAATTATGTAAGTAAtgtaatttcttacattttttaaatttaacaatgtgCGAGTTATCTTAACTGACAGCAGTCAATTTTAATATGACTTACTCTATAGTATAtataactcaaattaaaaatttaaaacccacCAGAGAGTTTTTGTGTAAATGTCATATTGAATTGGATTTACAGTCTCTTGAAAGAACGGGTATCAGTTTAAATGCCATTGGAACATCATGCGTGCCATTTAGACTGAAGGTCCATTGTATTGTGCAGGACAATCGATTAGAAACGCCAGTTAAAGTCTCGTTtgactatttcattaaaaaaattttttttgtattgttataTTCTACCTATTTTCCAGGTTGGAAATACAAGGTTAAATTTGATTGTAATTTACAatgtttttagaaatgtttaaaaacggTTTTTCTTTTTGTGTTTCAGAGGGAAAGGTGGAAGTTTCGAGAGATGGAAAATACCTGAGTACTTTGGCACCAGGAAAAGTTTTGGGTGAATTAGCCATTCTGTATAATTGCAAAAGAACGGCAACCATAACAGCAGCTACAGATTGCCAATTATGGGCCATTGACCGACAATGTTTCCAAACTATCATGATGAGAACCGGTCTTTCGAGACAAGCAGAATATACGGATTTCCTTAAGAGGTATTACGAAATTATAATTATGCCATCTTCTCTGTATTTTCTTGAACAAGCAAAGcggaattgatttttttcggcattgtcaaagacaaaaaatatcattttaaataaatgcgAAAGACAAAAAAGCATTtagacttaatttttataaatttcagattgtggaattcatataaataaattgggaaatatataaattaattaataaattgagaaaaattcctgacgaaaatcggaaatttttatatttgaaagccttcaaatgaaagaaaatattttttaaatctaatataaaaattatttaagtttattatttttgaattcgtTAGTCTGAGTAAGTATCTAAAGTTTAAAAGTCTGTGCATCTGTCAAATTGTATTGTTCAAATAACTCAAATTTCAAAATcctctcagttaaaaaaatcttatcagAAAATCTTGGAATATAAAAAACACTTGATATACATGCATAAGTATTTTATAAAGTCTTcagatttaataattattatagaatTTCGACAGTTTTTATGAGCGCAAAAAATACCATGTCTAtaccaataaataaataaaatcgatgtctaaaatttttaattgagccaAAATGTGATTTGcctatttacaattttgaaagctaaaattttgaaatgatttatttttgtttttgataataaTGTAAATGACAGAAAACCCttaattattatttctgtaatattATTAGCGAATTGGATAGTGTATATACCCGGACAATACTGAATAGAAATTGAAACAGCTCATTGGACAgctttaagttttgaaaattaaaaaatttagatacttCTCAAATTCAAACCTTTACAAGTGAATCTTTCGAATTTCGGATATCTTTATGCTGTTCATATTTTTCACcccatcaaaatttaaaattagcaattgagataaatatgtttttcttcgTTTGCAAAAATCTTGTTTATCAATTCCGGGTTCATTCACTCAGTTTTCtgaatgaaatatgaaaatagctTCGAGAAATATTATTTGCTGTTGTCTGGACCATACATAATTTAAAGcttggaaatattgaaaattgtaaacttcAAGTTCTGAAGAGCTAGTCTATTATAGCCAGCTGtataaatactataaatagcTTTAAAAGATCAAGCTCATCATCACTTCGTGTTTTTGAAACTGCGTTTTGCCTGATCGGCATCGACGGAGCGTGAAGTCCATTATTAATTGTATCTTTTAATCAAGTTGACCAAGATTacgttcagttttttttaaatttattgcaagatgcaaagaaaaatttaaggagTTTTGCTGAAATAAATATTCTTCGGAAGTCTTAAAGATACATGCGAATAGCAGATACTTCATTTATCACTATTGCgagaattttttgtcagaatgaTTGAAGATAATCAGTATAATATTGCAGTTTTAACTTGATTTTTatgcaatgttttttttacaaatttttaaaaagatttcatttaaagaaatatgcCTATAACGTGGGCCAAAAAATCTGAGTTTGCAAGCTCTCATTCCCTTGCTTTGTATTACTTCGTGAAAAGAATTTCCCTAATTTGAGGAGATTCAAACAAAGAAACCAAAAGGTGATGTAAAATAATGTTCTGAATAATACAAAggctaaacattttatttggtaaATAAATCGACCTCAAAATTCTCTAAAAGTCGACACTGGAAATACTATAACTCacgttttaagtattttttctctatttgccacacttgttaacaaaattttagcccgtgtatttttcatacaattattttacatcacttctattagaaaattgttttcacCAAGTAACACAAAATGAGGGAGTGagaccttcaaaaataaaaaataaatcatttttggaccaccctaatgggCCCTATATTCTAACATGAAGACAATTAAAACTTTCCCCATTACTGACTTAATTATTTGCTTTTCTAAAGTAATCATATATTTCcccttcataaaaaataaacctaattgcttcaaattaattaatttcttaacttaattttttaataaataagacttaatatttttaattgagtcTTTCGAAGCTGTTTGAATGTTGGCTTTtctatttgtaacttttttttcttttgatgtttCTCTTCTAGGAACATCTTTCCATAAATAGATTCTCATTAGTAGAACGGCAAATCAGTAACATGCGTGGCTGAAAATTGCGAGACTTCGGATACTAAGTAGaactagaaattatttaatagctttttaaaaatcctcgaccataaaaataaattattacccgcatttacaaatcaaatttcattcgcctttttttatatatattattcccATCTCAACTTacgttatttttaaagaattaaaaaatatatatcttcatGGATGGCATTTCTGTTTCAGCGTTCCTATTTTCAAAAACCTTCCTGATGAAACTCTCATAAAAATCTCTGACGTCTTGGAAGAGGTAAGTTTCATTTACAAAGTCcgagaaataaaaaatgagaattacGTTCTCAGATGATCCgagaataaatttgtatttattctaaactatttaaacatttttaaaaatcaaataaaaataatcatatttttcattttgcaaaagaattaatttaactaCAACATTATAATTCATGTAATATAAAGAGATCAATGAAGTGCATTCTTTTAATTTGAGTAAGAATATGATTAGAATCAATTTTGGattctataaaataaagaaagtgtgaaaagatttatatttttgacctTGAATGTTTTAGACGTTTTATAACAATGGTGATTACATTGTTAGACAAGGAGCAAGAGGAGATACATTCTTTATAATTAGCCGAGGACAGGTGAGGGTAACGATTAAACAACCAGATACGACCGATGAAAAATACATCAGAACTTTGGGCAAAGGTGACTTCTTTGGTGAAAAAGCACTTCAAGGGTTAGTATTTTCATatgtcaaatacattttttttaatcaaaaacaaaaattcataaaaatcgactaaattttatcatttttatattttattgactgTAATAgatttcatgatttgaatatatcaaattaaaacaGTTGTAATTGTTTCATTTCCATCTGACAGTTTGCAAATTGATACGATTTTGAATTCTTCATGCAATGATTTCTAATTAAATGAGGACAACATTATTGCACAGTATTCAGGGCTGTCACATAGGCACTtaagtcacttttagtcactttttcaaGTTactatttagtcattttttaaagaaaaagtcactgtagtcacttttttaaaaggACAAGACCATTTTTATCAATATCAGATTTCACACTCTAAAGTATATGGTTGCACGAACTGTTTTTGATTGCATTAAGTTTagcattcaacttttttgttgaaaattcgtgtctttctgaaagtgcaactttttggttctaaatgcaactgtttggtagaaaattaattttttttttcgttgaaaatttagctctttggttgataattcattttttttgtttagtaaaaattaacttttttaattaaaattgatatttttgaaaatttaagcattcgaaaattaatcttttttagttgaacattcaatctttaactaaaaagttagtttttctcggttgaaaattaactttttcatgataattcatttttttgtttagtaaaaattaactttttttaatcaaaatttacttttcttggttgaaaataaacttttttcatgagaattaatttttttctagtaaaagtCGCATTCTATTCTTGTTAAAAGTGTCacagtttagttgaaagttaatcttctgttTTCTTTgagattcaatcattttgttgaaaattaatttgtttggtaaaTTCAACTTCCATTTTTTAGCAGAAgcttcaattcttttgttgaaaattcgacattttcggtagaaaattgaattatttggtggcaatatttttatctgaaaatgttagGAATGTAAatcgttttatattaaattcaatatactaTTTgcaataattctatttaaaagaaCTTATTCTCCTTTTATTTCCCTCTTTTTGTGAAAAGCACCTATTTGCGCTTTTTTTTAGAGCATTTTGTAATAATATGAATTACTATTTGCCTCAacattaattgtaataattattctAGAAATTGTGACTTTGATTGTTACTACCGAATCCAGCAATAGAAGTTCATCTAGTCTTGTAAATGCAAGCCgataaattaaatatgtaatgGAATCAAAATTTTTGAGTGAACATCAGTCATCTTTAGtaactttttagcttaaattaaatattttaaattgaagcatataattgttcaaaattcttagTTAGTCAATGACtaaggaattaaatataaatattcttttcttttcataacaatttctcttgttgtttcaaaattctaatttttcctttcttactttttattaaacttcttttaaattgtcatctttaatttattattttcgactataaatcaataatatttttcaccTTGAGAATAATAAAACTATATTgcataacattaattttcagagaCGATCTTAGAACAGCAAATATAATAGCAGATGATCCGGATGGAGTCAGTTGTCTCGTGATCGATCGGGAAACTTTCAATCAACTTATTTCATCCTTAGATGAGATCCGGACTCGATACAAGGACGAGCTAGTCGAACGTAGAAGGTAAgacaattcaataataaattaatcgatACTTAAAGAATGTTAAATGCCAATTGCTATTTAATTTGCCAGGCGTCAAAAAGAGATCTATCAAGTGCCAATTATCGAGCCAATAGCTAAACGACAAACATTAAAAGTCAATTCAAATCTctcaacttttatcaattatattcgCTTAAAAGTAGttgattaaattcatttttaaaagcaACCTCTTCTTCAGTCATAAACTGAGGGTGTGAAAGTACTGAAAATTACAAACCGCGATTAATTACCTTGACCTTTTAGCAAGTTTCTTGTGAAATCGTGGAATTGCTGGAAGTACATTTATCGcagtattaattaaaattacaaaattttgtttcacgCCTGACACAAAGGATGGGACAGTAATCTGCTTGGGTTGAAAGTAAGTTTCAGGTATTGCATGTCGAAGAAAGTAGGTGGTTTACGTCTTTGCTTTTATTTTCTGTTGCATTGCAAAGAAAGTGAGCCCGTGAGGTCCGGAAAAGGTCCCTGTTGTTTTAATAATGTATCTTTTCCCCTAATTACTAATTTAGATATTGTTAGGTATGTTTCAAAgcttattttgttattattgtaATCACATCTTATTTTACAtcagtttgaagaaaatatttatttgacttatgtattataattgaaaatatttaacctccttatttatatgtaaaattaGGAAGTAATCCTGGATTTTAATGCACATAAAATTGTTTGTatattcagccaataaaaatTCTCACTATGGATTTGAATTTGCTATATTGTAGCGTATAAATTGTACCTGAGGAAGTAGGAAGTGGAGAATAAAAGCAAATTGAGTGGAAACTAATTTATGGAAGAAAGACAGTGCataacaagagttgaatttataaaatctgGCAAAATTAGTTTAGTGAATTATAACTATAAGATTgcgaaattgaaatttcaagtagTTTATTGCCAGGTCATCGCAGTATTTTCTATCAAGGGCTTCTATCAAGCATTTGAATCAAATGTTGTTTCGATTACCTTATAAGTAGATTCACTTGCGCTTTCTACTTTCTAACATAAATTGCCTAGAAACTTCCGATCATTGAATCGATATGCTCACCATGATTCACACGCATTTTAATTGCGAACTCATCTAAATTTATGTAGTCATGACCTCCACCTTGTTAATGAGTTCATAACCGCCAGTCAAGCAGAAATTTGCTTTTCTTCTTCTATCCACCTcaatcttacaattttttattatttacataggTTTTAGGCACCTATTCACTCTTATTTTTAGGATCTCGTAAAATGCACTATTTTCAGACTTTTCTACTGTTTCCtcttttatcaaacatttttattaaaatttgaatttagagaaaaaaaagtatgtaagaattttaaaaagatgggATTTGCATttccatttttagaattttgttgataaattagaAATCAATTAAAACGAATGGAAAGAGCAATGGTTCGCATTTTAAACagagttttatttataaatgttcaaatttgggataattaaaagtttcataaattaaCATGTTTAGAAAtgttctaaacattaaaaaaatttaaaattggaatcgtTCAACTTGagttaattttaatgtaaataattacaACTGTGACAATTTCCGATTCTAGACAtacaaagttacacaattttaaattttatacgaagTGCCATGTCTAGAAATTCTGGAAgattagtcaaatatttttcgttttccAGCTCCGCTAATTTTTCGGGGCGACTGCGCACtgccatttttatatctttaaagttAATCATTTAACTCTGCATCTTTAAAAATCATACCAATTCTACTTCGAAATATCTAAagttgaatataattaaatttgagatCTGGAAAGTAAAATCTAATTCAAACATAATAAAATTGctcaaaatctttattaaaatatttgaatttatttgattttcaatattttgaagccTTGGATTCCGTCGAATTCGGAtatcattcaaatatttcgtttaaaaaaatgtttgactatACTTTTGagattttcaatataattactGACGGTTTCGTTTAAAAGGAAAAAGATCAttgttcataaacaaattttaaacataaaattttttgaatttaaccaTTGCCTTTCTACCGTAAAATTGCTTTTAATTACTTgagccattaaaaattttttttttaaaaattgaatcagaCAAGGAATAAGGTCAGATTGTAGAAAATCTTTTCCTGCGAAAATAATCTATCATGCATTAGAAccgtatcatttttttttaagttggtatAAAGTGATAAGAAAAGAAGTTCGTCAGTGCAAAAAATTGTTCTAATcagttttttacattaaaaatgctgtcatgaaaaatcatctttcctcATTTAGACGAGACCAGCAGTAATAATAATGTTCATCTTAAAAGTATCATTAAATGTTTGTTCTCGAGACCTGTTTTTTTAGTATTCGCGATATTTTActcatggattaaaaaaaaacttcaaatttgaaagttttcaaatgtgaaataaataaaatctagcAATGGTCACAAATAGAATATAATTAAGAAATGTTTAGttcagaaaatgattaaaatttaaagtgtttggactttataattttaaagcggttaaaactgaaattgattttaaaacctaAGAAGAAtccaattcttaaatttgaaaaaagtaaagtttgCAGCCCTTataagtgtttaaaattaatattcgaaGATTAAAGTTTTGCCGTTCCATTATTTTCGGGATTGTTCTTCGTAATATATGGAAAAACCTTGTGGATTAAAACCGTATTAGATTTCCCcaagaagatttcaaatttactataaaataaataaatcaaacaatgtatttaattatttggaataaaacCCAAGATTTCTACTCACAAGGTCTCTGTTAATTTCGATTTAAGACAATTATGTTAATTACATAgtctacaaaataataattcaccataaaacattttgtttgtaGTTATTATCTCTTAAAGGTGTTTCACATTCCTTATCTTCCGCATTCGACAAGATAAGGTTTTCCTCCAGTTAATTGcataagatttaatttaaatttgaaccaaactgttttttttttttatatttagctaATCTGGATTTCGGAATATACCAAATCTGGGAATTCCCTAAGCCTCATTCATCCCCTCTACTTTTTGTATTATGGAGAAAACATATTTcgcatttttcttgtaaaaaaatcaagtgcCTCAAAGTTTAATTCccatctttaaatattaaaataaacataacgTTATAATGTTCGGGGATTACAAAATTAGAAAGTGGAAAGGTTAGAAGACGTAGTTGATATTTAAGAATAAGGTGGCTCTAGTGATTTGATTCGGAGTAATAATAAGATTATTTATTCCCAGACTTAATGAAGAGTTCAGAGACCTCCGATTACAAGATCTTCGACCATTGGCAACTTTAGGAGTCGGTGGATTTGGACGAGTGGAATTGGTGCAGATTGCTGGTGACAATTCGCGATCATTCGCCCTGAAACAGATGAAAAAGGCACAAATTGTTGAGACGAGACAACAACAACATATCATGTCGGAAAAGAGAATTATGGGAGAGGCTGACTGTGACTttgttgttaaactttttaaaacttttaaagacaAGAAGTACTTGTATATGCTGATGGAAGCTTGTCTGGGTGGAGAATTGTGGACAGTTTTGAGAGATAGAGGACATTTTGATGATCCCACAACGAGATTTTACACTGCTTGTGTCGTCGAGGCTTTCGACTATCTTCATTCTAGGAACATCATCTACAGAGATCTCAAGCCTGAAAATCTTCTCCTAGATAGTCAAGG
This region includes:
- the LOC117182303 gene encoding cGMP-dependent protein kinase, isozyme 2 forms cD4/T1/T3A/T3B isoform X3 encodes the protein MDSVRDLKRLLYERSEALRKRDEVVEALEKALEERDSTIRYLQNEIDKFRQIVDLNMVTGSLGPCQRLKRQAISAEPLRNDSKPIPKFSKPQRSRELIKAAILDNDFMKNLELTQIREIVDCMYPVTFPAGSIIIREGDVGSIVFVMEEGKVEVSRDGKYLSTLAPGKVLGELAILYNCKRTATITAATDCQLWAIDRQCFQTIMMRTGLSRQAEYTDFLKSVPIFKNLPDETLIKISDVLEETFYNNGDYIVRQGARGDTFFIISRGQVRVTIKQPDTTDEKYIRTLGKGDFFGEKALQGDDLRTANIIADDPDGVSCLVIDRETFNQLISSLDEIRTRYKDELVERRRLNEEFRDLRLQDLRPLATLGVGGFGRVELVQIAGDNSRSFALKQMKKAQIVETRQQQHIMSEKRIMGEADCDFVVKLFKTFKDKKYLYMLMEACLGGELWTVLRDRGHFDDPTTRFYTACVVEAFDYLHSRNIIYRDLKPENLLLDSQGYVKLVDFGFAKRLDHGRKTWTFCGTPEYVAPEVILNRGHDISADYWSLGVLMFELLTGTPPFTGADPMKTYNIILKGIDAIEFPRTITRNATVLIKKLCRDNPAERLGYQKGGISEIQKHKWFDGFNWEGLRARTLEPPIMPRVQNPTDTANFDEYPPDSDPPPPDDVSGWDNDF
- the LOC117182303 gene encoding cGMP-dependent protein kinase, isozyme 2 forms cD5/T2 isoform X2 produces the protein MKVRSYPGRAVLEDPELILDPDATRGRAMELLYEASWRECDVNWTKSSGSKNRTYRENRNDRENRKDSEYRRQPYAEVISQLEGVLDGEENMSSSPRDERSPRSSSGTTDSDPEINQSNGHSGFLIPRPRLIVPVHTYARRRRTGAPPPGRRRALRGEGKVEVSRDGKYLSTLAPGKVLGELAILYNCKRTATITAATDCQLWAIDRQCFQTIMMRTGLSRQAEYTDFLKSVPIFKNLPDETLIKISDVLEETFYNNGDYIVRQGARGDTFFIISRGQVRVTIKQPDTTDEKYIRTLGKGDFFGEKALQGDDLRTANIIADDPDGVSCLVIDRETFNQLISSLDEIRTRYKDELVERRRLNEEFRDLRLQDLRPLATLGVGGFGRVELVQIAGDNSRSFALKQMKKAQIVETRQQQHIMSEKRIMGEADCDFVVKLFKTFKDKKYLYMLMEACLGGELWTVLRDRGHFDDPTTRFYTACVVEAFDYLHSRNIIYRDLKPENLLLDSQGYVKLVDFGFAKRLDHGRKTWTFCGTPEYVAPEVILNRGHDISADYWSLGVLMFELLTGTPPFTGADPMKTYNIILKGIDAIEFPRTITRNATVLIKKLCRDNPAERLGYQKGGISEIQKHKWFDGFNWEGLRARTLEPPIMPRVQNPTDTANFDEYPPDSDPPPPDDVSGWDNDF